The Prosthecobacter vanneervenii genome has a segment encoding these proteins:
- a CDS encoding sulfatase, with product MSSHASLFLCVLIALISAPAGAAVKSKTRTISAAGKPNVLFIIADDLRDYPAWLGGHPQSVTPNMDRLAKMGMRFTNAHCNYALCNPSRTSLLTGMLPSSNGVFGNEQDWRRSVQVVGKPTLPEHFKSQGYTTAAAGKIFHANHGGPEGRLTGWHGGRRGFEQDAAWGIRFPETGVQIPDLPVHTGQNFNGLNIWHWDWGGIQVVDEKTDDGQIAAFAADFLTQKQKQPFFLALGLYRPHSPWYVPQKYFDALPPLDAIKLPEVKADDLDDVPAVAKTHLKEGYHQLILEKHLWKDAVRAYLASVAFCDAMLGRILEAVEKGPNAKNTIIVFTSDHGWYLGEKQMWHKGKLWEETTRVPLTIYAPGVTQADSASAQAVALIDLYPTLCDLTQLPLPEHLDGSSLKPLLQDPAAKRDRPAITCMGGGKNAGYAARDDRWRYIRYADGSEELYDHQNDPHEWTNLAGRAEHAGLKEKLTSFFPKEFKSAERPAAEIVGATSPAGSVDLALQVGDTIRADQVPKIQGRGVFIDAAFEFDPLVDQDSTLLAQGDEQSGYVLHLVAGQPTLSVFANGQVTSVSTATLEKGRVNLRAQIETGGVISLAAPGHSEVLGVAPFTQGFPQEPKAGLFAGQSFGILKAAKYPNSTPFDGQVYRLNLTILPPHVAPAPTAAPDKNP from the coding sequence ATGTCATCCCATGCCAGTCTTTTTCTGTGCGTTCTCATTGCGCTGATTTCAGCCCCCGCAGGTGCTGCGGTGAAATCGAAAACACGAACCATTTCCGCCGCAGGGAAGCCCAATGTGCTCTTCATCATTGCAGATGATCTGCGCGACTATCCGGCGTGGCTGGGAGGTCACCCCCAGTCGGTGACCCCCAACATGGACCGCCTGGCGAAGATGGGCATGCGGTTTACCAATGCTCATTGCAACTACGCTTTGTGCAATCCCTCCCGCACCTCCCTCCTGACAGGGATGCTGCCCTCTTCCAATGGTGTGTTTGGCAATGAGCAGGACTGGCGGCGCAGCGTGCAGGTTGTCGGCAAGCCAACGCTGCCGGAGCATTTCAAATCCCAAGGCTACACGACGGCTGCTGCAGGCAAGATATTCCATGCCAACCATGGCGGACCAGAGGGGCGTCTGACCGGCTGGCATGGCGGGCGGCGCGGTTTTGAGCAGGACGCAGCCTGGGGAATTCGTTTTCCTGAGACTGGGGTGCAGATCCCCGACCTGCCGGTGCATACGGGGCAGAACTTCAACGGTCTCAATATCTGGCACTGGGACTGGGGTGGCATTCAAGTGGTGGATGAGAAGACGGATGACGGGCAGATCGCCGCCTTTGCCGCTGATTTCCTGACTCAAAAGCAGAAGCAGCCTTTCTTTCTGGCGCTGGGGCTCTACCGCCCCCACTCGCCCTGGTATGTGCCTCAAAAGTATTTTGATGCTCTGCCACCGCTGGATGCGATCAAGCTGCCCGAGGTGAAGGCGGATGATCTGGACGATGTACCCGCCGTCGCCAAGACGCATCTCAAAGAGGGGTATCACCAGCTGATCCTGGAAAAGCACCTCTGGAAAGATGCCGTGCGTGCGTATCTGGCCAGTGTGGCCTTCTGTGATGCCATGCTGGGGCGCATCCTGGAGGCGGTGGAAAAGGGGCCGAATGCGAAGAATACAATCATCGTTTTCACCTCTGACCACGGCTGGTATCTCGGAGAGAAGCAGATGTGGCACAAAGGCAAGCTCTGGGAGGAGACGACACGCGTACCTCTCACCATCTACGCACCGGGTGTGACTCAGGCGGACAGCGCCTCCGCGCAAGCCGTGGCTCTCATTGATCTGTATCCCACGCTTTGCGATCTGACCCAGTTGCCGCTGCCTGAGCATCTGGATGGCAGCAGTCTCAAGCCACTGCTGCAAGATCCAGCTGCCAAGCGCGATCGCCCCGCCATCACCTGCATGGGTGGTGGCAAAAATGCGGGCTATGCCGCGCGCGATGATCGCTGGCGCTACATCCGCTACGCAGACGGCAGCGAGGAGCTCTACGACCACCAAAATGATCCGCACGAGTGGACCAATCTCGCGGGCAGAGCCGAACACGCGGGGCTCAAGGAAAAGCTGACCTCCTTTTTCCCCAAGGAGTTTAAGAGCGCCGAGCGTCCGGCGGCGGAGATCGTGGGGGCAACCAGCCCTGCGGGGTCGGTGGATCTGGCACTACAGGTTGGCGATACGATTCGCGCCGATCAGGTTCCGAAAATCCAAGGCAGGGGTGTTTTTATAGATGCGGCTTTTGAGTTTGATCCGCTGGTGGATCAGGACAGCACCCTGCTGGCCCAGGGGGATGAGCAGTCTGGCTATGTGCTGCATCTGGTGGCCGGACAGCCGACGCTGAGCGTCTTTGCCAATGGACAGGTCACATCGGTAAGCACCGCCACTCTGGAAAAGGGGCGGGTGAATCTGCGCGCCCAGATCGAGACCGGAGGCGTGATCTCCCTGGCAGCGCCGGGCCATAGCGAGGTGCTGGGGGTGGCCCCCTTTACCCAAGGGTTTCCGCAGGAGCCCAAAGCGGGCCTCTTTGCCGGGCAGAGCTTTGGCATCCTCAAAGCGGCCAAATACCCCAACAGCACCCCCTTTGACGGACAGGTGTACCGGCTGAACCTGACCATCCTGCCGCCGCACGTGGCACCTGCCCCCACGGCTGCTCCGGACAAGAATCCCTGA
- the queD gene encoding 6-carboxytetrahydropterin synthase QueD, whose protein sequence is MRARIIKDFRFEAAQTLPNLPGEHKCTKMHGHSFKVEIAVEGEVDPKIGWVYDHAEISKAMKPIIDRLDHSYLNEVEGLENPTIEYMAGWLWKKLAPQLPGLCEIVIYETPSARCVFRGEF, encoded by the coding sequence ATGCGCGCACGCATCATCAAAGACTTCCGTTTCGAGGCCGCCCAGACGCTGCCCAATCTCCCCGGCGAACACAAATGCACCAAGATGCATGGTCACTCCTTCAAGGTGGAGATCGCCGTCGAAGGCGAGGTGGACCCCAAGATCGGCTGGGTCTATGACCACGCGGAAATTTCCAAGGCCATGAAGCCGATCATCGACCGCCTGGACCACTCCTACCTCAATGAAGTCGAGGGACTGGAAAACCCCACCATCGAGTACATGGCGGGATGGCTCTGGAAGAAGCTGGCCCCGCAGCTCCCCGGCCTGTGCGAGATCGTCATTTATGAGACACCCAGCGCCCGCTGCGTGTTTCGCGGGGAGTTTTGA
- a CDS encoding GMC family oxidoreductase has product MPILTERKTQPQYDVIVVGSGAGGGMAAMILALNGVKVLMIEAGRNYDPVKETPMFNTPEMAPLRGAATPDRYFGYYDATVNGGWQVPGEPYTNKKGTEGDFWWWRARMLGGRTNHWGRISLRFGEFDFKPKSRDGLGVDWPMGYEDMAPWYDRVEQLIGVYGENDGIANAPNSSPGVLMPPPKPRVGELLAKKAGRKLGVPVVAAHRAVLSQPMDWKNLPKVLFPNNPKAQEIIGKDMMSRAACFWATNCIRGCSIRANFQSTTVLLPPALATGNLDIITDAMVREVVMGADGKATGVHYIDKISRRDAVAKARVVILAASTCETSRILLNSKSGDKAGLANSSGQVGRNLMDSVGTRLGAHIPAMEDLPPMNEDGAGGLHTYVPWWLVNDHAKLGFARGYHIEMGGGRQMPDVKSFGYLDATSPGVYGRKLKEDARRYYGAQFGFSGRGEMLPNKDCYCELDPKVVDQWGIPVLRFHWKWSDHEIKQAEHMQQTFAALIEGMGGTARPQSGADAIQRPGEIIHEVGTARMGAKAAESVTNQFCQTWDVKNLFLMDGAVLPSNPDKNPTLTILALAWRSSEWLMEEMKRGNI; this is encoded by the coding sequence ATGCCGATTCTCACCGAACGCAAAACTCAGCCTCAGTATGATGTCATTGTTGTCGGATCCGGAGCTGGGGGCGGCATGGCGGCGATGATCCTGGCTCTCAATGGCGTGAAAGTGCTCATGATCGAGGCCGGGCGCAATTATGATCCGGTGAAGGAGACGCCAATGTTCAACACGCCTGAGATGGCTCCGCTGCGTGGGGCGGCCACGCCGGATCGGTATTTCGGGTATTACGATGCCACGGTGAACGGTGGCTGGCAGGTGCCGGGAGAGCCTTACACCAACAAGAAGGGGACGGAAGGCGACTTCTGGTGGTGGCGCGCGCGCATGCTCGGCGGGCGCACGAATCATTGGGGCCGCATCTCGCTGCGGTTTGGCGAGTTTGATTTCAAACCCAAGTCCCGCGATGGCCTCGGTGTGGACTGGCCGATGGGCTATGAAGACATGGCTCCGTGGTATGACCGCGTGGAGCAGCTCATCGGTGTGTATGGCGAAAATGATGGCATTGCCAATGCGCCCAACTCATCACCTGGAGTGCTGATGCCTCCGCCGAAGCCGCGTGTGGGTGAGTTGCTGGCCAAAAAGGCTGGGCGTAAACTCGGCGTGCCCGTCGTGGCCGCTCATCGTGCAGTGCTCAGCCAGCCGATGGACTGGAAAAATCTGCCGAAGGTGCTCTTTCCCAACAATCCCAAGGCGCAGGAGATCATCGGCAAGGACATGATGTCCCGTGCTGCCTGCTTCTGGGCCACGAACTGCATCCGAGGCTGCAGCATCCGCGCCAACTTCCAGAGCACCACCGTGCTTCTGCCGCCTGCGCTGGCCACAGGCAATCTCGACATCATCACCGACGCGATGGTCCGCGAGGTGGTGATGGGCGCGGATGGCAAAGCGACGGGTGTGCATTACATCGACAAGATCTCCCGCCGCGATGCGGTGGCAAAAGCACGCGTGGTCATCCTGGCCGCGAGCACCTGTGAAACATCACGCATTTTGCTGAACTCAAAATCCGGTGACAAAGCCGGGCTGGCGAACTCATCCGGGCAGGTGGGGCGCAATCTCATGGACAGCGTGGGTACTCGCCTCGGTGCGCATATTCCTGCCATGGAAGACCTGCCTCCGATGAATGAAGATGGCGCGGGAGGCCTGCACACCTACGTGCCTTGGTGGCTGGTGAATGATCATGCGAAACTCGGCTTTGCCCGAGGCTACCACATTGAGATGGGCGGCGGCCGGCAGATGCCGGATGTGAAGAGCTTTGGCTACCTGGATGCGACCTCGCCAGGTGTGTATGGACGCAAGCTCAAAGAAGACGCTCGCCGCTACTACGGGGCGCAGTTTGGCTTCTCCGGACGCGGCGAGATGCTGCCCAACAAAGACTGCTACTGCGAACTGGATCCCAAGGTGGTGGATCAGTGGGGCATCCCGGTGCTGCGCTTTCACTGGAAGTGGAGCGATCACGAGATCAAGCAGGCGGAGCACATGCAGCAGACCTTTGCTGCGCTGATCGAAGGCATGGGCGGCACGGCCAGACCGCAGAGTGGAGCGGATGCCATCCAAAGGCCCGGCGAGATCATCCACGAGGTGGGCACCGCCCGCATGGGGGCCAAGGCCGCCGAGAGCGTGACGAATCAATTCTGCCAGACCTGGGATGTGAAAAATCTCTTCCTCATGGACGGCGCCGTCCTGCCCAGCAACCCCGACAAAAACCCCACCCTCACCATCCTCGCCCTCGCCTGGCGCTCCAGCGAGTGGCTGATGGAGGAGATGAAGCGGGGGAACATCTAA
- a CDS encoding gluconate 2-dehydrogenase subunit 3 family protein translates to MPENSPISRRNALKGLLSSAAGAAAVPAIAAPNHTEPAPPAHPSRFVFHDPDFMQPQKFPWEKLLSAEELATTQALADLILPKDETSPAASEVGVPDFINEWISAEYPAHQEDRETIRGGLGWLNTESFKRFEKRFEELGVAQQAQLTDDICGAGEVRPENRVGAAFFKRFRQLCLSGYYSHSQTWKSLGYVGNVSIGGPYPGVLPEVIEKLGLQDVV, encoded by the coding sequence ATGCCTGAAAACTCACCCATTTCCCGCCGCAACGCGCTGAAAGGTCTCCTAAGTAGTGCCGCAGGCGCAGCCGCTGTGCCCGCTATCGCAGCGCCAAACCACACTGAGCCCGCGCCTCCGGCACACCCTTCGCGCTTTGTTTTCCATGATCCCGACTTCATGCAGCCGCAGAAGTTTCCGTGGGAAAAGCTGCTGTCCGCCGAAGAACTGGCCACCACACAGGCGCTGGCGGATTTGATTCTCCCAAAGGACGAAACCTCACCTGCCGCCTCCGAGGTGGGCGTGCCGGATTTCATCAATGAGTGGATCAGCGCCGAGTATCCTGCGCACCAGGAGGATCGGGAGACGATTCGCGGCGGTCTCGGCTGGCTGAATACGGAGAGCTTCAAGCGGTTTGAGAAACGCTTTGAAGAGCTGGGGGTTGCACAGCAGGCGCAGCTCACAGATGACATCTGCGGGGCGGGGGAGGTGCGGCCGGAAAACCGCGTGGGAGCGGCTTTTTTCAAGCGTTTCCGCCAGCTTTGCCTCAGCGGCTATTACAGCCACAGCCAGACCTGGAAAAGCCTTGGTTATGTGGGGAATGTCAGCATCGGAGGCCCTTATCCCGGGGTGCTGCCGGAGGTGATCGAGAAGCTGGGGCTGCAGGACGTGGTTTGA
- a CDS encoding DNA gyrase subunit B, with translation MSDDNNDLHSTTHVAATQAYGAEQIQHLEGLKAVRLRPGMYIGDPDERGLHHCVFEVVDNSIDEHLAGNCKNVSVTIHSDGSLSVEDDGRGIPVEMHAKGIPTVELVLTNLHAGGKFGDGAYEFSGGLHGVGAKCVNALSDWFKCEVFRDGKIYAIGFERGITTEPLTVLGEQEEPKRTGTKITFFPDATIFTITTTFNFDRLLVRLRELAFLNPGINITVTDERVSPPRQEVLLYTEGVKQFVREMGADKDKVHPEPIALAGRREIMIDDKPKFILVDCVLQYNKGLSEQTLCFANAIPNPDGGTHYSGLKSALTKAVKQYINANPKAFKDKLPDIEGDDCREGLICVLSVKLPNPRFNSQTKVKLVNGEVEGVVSSVVYEGLLRHFDENPDTAVEVIKNIIIAAKSREAARKAREAIRKDAMSSGGLPGKLADCSERDPAKTELFIVEGDSAGGSAKMGRNRHNQAILPLRGKLINTEKARLEKVLQNKEIQTMITAIGTGIGGDSNVEGSFNIDKLRYHKIVIMTDADVDGSHIRTLLLTFFFRQMPELVKRGHIYVAQPPLYQVTRKKREEYVQSDAEMDAILLELGSGEISLRNTADGSKVADDRLKSILELLVPVAKFADIIRRHGGDFEHYLQARDEATGNLPHYLVMIREGNEVDMKYFLGNEQLAAFAKDNQDLHLFAKPVEAPVLNEDGTPNMTANGNAHSTKSSRRARLIEIHEAHGMRRRFQQLDELGLHVDHFSSQDKPLFEVIEGEGDHAKVHPVFSLPGILDKVMEIGKRGMEIKRFKGLGEMNAKQLFETTMDPHKRTLLQIKLDETNAHEAERIFTILMGDVVEPRKHFIEENALNVRNLDV, from the coding sequence ATGTCTGACGACAACAACGACCTCCACAGCACCACACACGTAGCCGCCACCCAGGCCTACGGAGCAGAGCAGATCCAGCACCTCGAAGGCCTCAAGGCCGTCCGCCTCCGACCGGGCATGTACATCGGCGATCCCGACGAGCGCGGCCTCCACCACTGCGTGTTTGAGGTGGTGGACAACTCCATCGACGAGCATCTGGCGGGCAACTGCAAAAACGTCAGCGTCACCATTCACAGCGACGGCTCCCTCAGCGTGGAGGACGACGGCCGAGGCATACCCGTGGAAATGCACGCCAAGGGCATTCCCACCGTGGAGCTGGTGCTGACCAATCTGCACGCCGGTGGTAAATTCGGCGATGGCGCTTACGAGTTCTCCGGAGGTCTGCACGGCGTCGGTGCCAAGTGCGTGAACGCCCTCTCAGACTGGTTCAAGTGCGAGGTCTTCCGCGACGGCAAGATCTACGCCATCGGCTTTGAGCGTGGCATCACCACGGAGCCTCTTACCGTCCTCGGCGAGCAGGAGGAGCCTAAGCGCACCGGCACGAAGATCACCTTCTTCCCGGACGCCACAATCTTCACGATCACCACCACGTTTAACTTTGACCGCCTGCTGGTGCGTCTGCGTGAACTGGCTTTCCTTAATCCCGGCATTAACATCACCGTCACGGACGAACGTGTCTCGCCACCACGGCAGGAGGTGCTGCTCTACACCGAAGGCGTGAAGCAGTTTGTGCGCGAGATGGGGGCGGACAAGGACAAGGTGCACCCCGAACCGATCGCGCTGGCCGGACGCCGCGAGATCATGATCGATGACAAGCCGAAGTTCATCCTCGTGGACTGCGTGCTGCAGTACAACAAGGGCCTCAGCGAGCAGACGCTGTGCTTTGCCAATGCCATCCCGAACCCCGACGGCGGCACCCACTACAGCGGCCTCAAGAGCGCTCTGACCAAGGCGGTGAAGCAGTATATCAACGCCAATCCTAAGGCCTTTAAAGACAAGCTCCCAGACATCGAGGGCGACGACTGCCGCGAAGGTTTGATCTGCGTTCTCAGTGTCAAGCTGCCCAACCCGCGCTTCAACTCGCAGACGAAGGTGAAGCTGGTGAACGGCGAGGTGGAAGGAGTGGTGAGTTCCGTCGTATACGAGGGGCTGCTGCGTCACTTTGACGAGAATCCGGATACTGCCGTCGAGGTCATCAAGAATATCATCATCGCCGCCAAGTCCCGCGAGGCTGCACGCAAGGCCCGCGAGGCCATCCGCAAGGATGCCATGAGCAGCGGTGGCCTGCCCGGTAAACTGGCCGACTGTTCCGAGCGCGACCCGGCAAAGACCGAGCTCTTCATTGTCGAGGGTGATTCCGCCGGTGGCTCCGCCAAGATGGGACGAAACCGCCACAATCAGGCTATCCTGCCTCTGCGCGGAAAGCTCATCAACACCGAGAAGGCACGTCTGGAGAAAGTGCTGCAGAACAAGGAAATCCAGACCATGATCACCGCTATTGGCACCGGCATTGGCGGTGACAGCAATGTCGAGGGTTCCTTTAACATCGACAAGCTCCGCTACCACAAGATCGTCATCATGACCGATGCTGACGTGGACGGCAGCCACATCCGCACCCTTCTGCTGACTTTCTTCTTCCGCCAGATGCCTGAGCTGGTGAAGCGCGGCCACATCTACGTGGCCCAGCCGCCGCTCTACCAGGTGACGCGCAAGAAGCGCGAGGAATACGTGCAGAGCGACGCCGAGATGGACGCCATCCTTCTTGAACTGGGCTCCGGTGAAATCAGTCTGCGCAACACGGCTGACGGCAGCAAGGTGGCCGACGACCGCCTGAAATCCATTTTGGAACTCCTCGTGCCTGTCGCCAAGTTTGCCGACATCATCCGCCGCCATGGTGGTGACTTCGAGCACTATCTCCAGGCCCGGGACGAGGCCACTGGCAACCTGCCGCATTACCTCGTCATGATCCGCGAGGGCAACGAGGTGGATATGAAATACTTCCTAGGCAACGAGCAGCTCGCCGCTTTCGCCAAGGACAACCAGGATCTGCATCTGTTCGCCAAGCCAGTCGAGGCGCCCGTGCTCAACGAGGACGGCACTCCGAACATGACCGCGAATGGCAATGCGCACTCGACCAAGTCCAGCCGCCGCGCCCGTCTGATTGAAATCCACGAAGCACACGGCATGCGCCGCCGCTTCCAGCAGCTTGATGAACTTGGGCTGCATGTCGATCACTTCAGCAGCCAGGACAAGCCCCTCTTTGAAGTCATCGAAGGCGAAGGCGATCACGCCAAGGTTCATCCCGTCTTCAGTCTTCCCGGCATCCTCGACAAGGTGATGGAAATCGGCAAGCGCGGCATGGAGATCAAACGCTTCAAAGGTCTGGGCGAAATGAACGCAAAGCAGCTTTTCGAGACCACCATGGACCCGCACAAGCGCACGCTGCTCCAGATCAAGCTGGACGAAACCAACGCCCACGAAGCCGAGCGCATCTTCACCATCCTCATGGGAGATGTGGTCGAGCCGCGAAAACACTTCATCGAAGAAAACGCCCTCAATGTGAGAAACCTGGACGTGTGA
- the gyrA gene encoding DNA gyrase subunit A — protein MQDPNIHPISVADEVKNSFLDYSMSVIIARALPDVRDGLKPSQRRILYAMHELSLYPPKKHMKCAKIAGDTSGNYHPHGEAVIYPTLVHMGQPWAMREPLIDPQGNFGSVEGDPPAAMRYTEARMTHLGGTLMSDMDKETVDFVPNYDERLTEPVVFPAAFPNLIVNGGTGIAVGMATNMPPHNLGEVVDAVCAQVDNPQITISELMQFIQGPDFPTGCAIQGTSGIREYMETGHGAVRIRGQAEVVENGNREQIIVTEIPFNVNRAELVKRIAELANEKVITEISGVRDESDENTRVVIDLKRDARAQVVLNNLYKHTALETSFSIHMLAIDGGKPRVLSMKDAIACYIEHRREVIIRRTRYLLKQAEFKAEKLEAQLLALGHLDDFIKIIRDSKSRDEARERLKAYHFAVSTAEQLGILIRGQASVVGDKYIFTDKQVEDILELRLYQLVGLERDKIKGDYDEILASIRDLMDILAREVRVLQIIKDELQAIRLKHATPRFTRIEAAEGEIQSIDLIPNDPTVVTMTHLGSIKRTATAEYRVQGRGGKGLKGMETREAHSEDEAADFVEHLFSAHLHDFLLFFTNTGRMYVERVYQIPEAARTGKGRSIKNMLNLRAEEKIASVLILKAQGAEDEAMWAADKYVLFATKDGTVKKTALEEFKNYRKDGIIAIKLDEGNDLVDVVLTDGNKEVCLVTHEGMCARFHETGDDPASPNLRPIGRATAGVRGITLDDGDFLVSCITNEPDTMVLVVSENGLGKRTAFDEYRLLTNRGGKGVTTMNVTEKTGKVVAAKAVHDKDELMLMTTKGQSVRIRVSDIRETGRNAQGVKLMGLNEGETIQDVATVVADDAEPAAEAAAAPSVADAEAAPASETPETPAAE, from the coding sequence ATGCAAGATCCTAACATTCACCCAATCTCAGTTGCTGACGAAGTTAAGAATTCGTTCCTGGACTACTCCATGTCCGTCATCATCGCGCGTGCTCTGCCGGACGTGCGTGATGGCCTGAAGCCCTCACAGCGTCGCATTCTTTACGCGATGCATGAGCTTTCGCTCTATCCGCCGAAGAAGCACATGAAGTGCGCGAAGATCGCGGGCGACACCTCGGGTAACTACCACCCGCACGGCGAGGCGGTCATCTACCCGACACTGGTGCACATGGGCCAGCCCTGGGCCATGCGTGAGCCGCTGATCGATCCCCAGGGGAACTTCGGCTCTGTGGAAGGTGACCCTCCGGCTGCCATGCGTTATACGGAAGCCCGCATGACGCACCTCGGCGGAACTCTCATGTCCGACATGGACAAGGAGACCGTGGACTTCGTCCCGAACTATGACGAGCGTCTCACCGAGCCCGTTGTCTTCCCGGCTGCATTCCCGAACCTCATCGTCAATGGCGGCACCGGCATCGCCGTCGGCATGGCCACAAACATGCCACCGCACAATCTGGGCGAGGTGGTGGATGCCGTCTGTGCGCAGGTGGACAATCCGCAGATCACCATCAGTGAGCTGATGCAGTTCATCCAGGGGCCTGACTTCCCCACGGGCTGCGCCATCCAGGGCACCAGCGGCATCCGCGAATACATGGAGACCGGCCACGGGGCCGTACGCATTCGCGGTCAGGCGGAGGTTGTTGAGAACGGCAACCGCGAGCAGATCATCGTCACCGAGATCCCGTTCAACGTGAACCGGGCCGAACTGGTGAAGCGCATCGCCGAGCTGGCCAATGAGAAGGTCATCACCGAGATCAGCGGTGTCCGCGACGAGTCGGACGAAAACACCCGTGTGGTGATCGATCTGAAGCGTGATGCCCGCGCCCAGGTGGTGCTGAACAATCTCTACAAGCATACCGCACTAGAGACCAGCTTCTCCATCCACATGCTCGCCATTGATGGCGGCAAGCCGCGCGTTCTCAGCATGAAGGACGCCATCGCGTGCTACATCGAGCACCGCCGGGAGGTCATCATCCGCCGCACACGCTACCTGCTCAAGCAGGCCGAGTTCAAAGCCGAAAAACTCGAGGCCCAGCTCCTCGCGCTCGGACACCTGGACGACTTCATCAAGATCATCCGCGACAGCAAAAGCCGCGATGAAGCCCGCGAGCGACTCAAGGCCTACCACTTCGCCGTCAGCACCGCCGAGCAGCTCGGCATCCTCATCCGCGGCCAGGCCAGCGTGGTGGGAGACAAATATATCTTCACCGACAAGCAGGTGGAGGACATCCTCGAGCTGCGTCTCTACCAGCTCGTCGGCCTGGAGCGCGACAAGATCAAAGGTGACTACGATGAAATCCTGGCAAGCATCCGCGACCTCATGGACATCCTCGCCCGCGAGGTGCGCGTGCTCCAGATCATCAAGGACGAGCTGCAGGCCATCCGCCTGAAGCACGCCACGCCGCGCTTCACCCGAATCGAAGCCGCCGAGGGCGAGATCCAGAGCATCGACCTCATCCCGAACGATCCCACCGTCGTCACCATGACACACTTGGGCAGCATCAAGCGCACCGCCACTGCCGAGTACCGCGTGCAGGGTCGTGGTGGCAAGGGGCTCAAGGGAATGGAAACCCGCGAAGCTCACAGCGAGGACGAGGCCGCTGACTTTGTGGAGCATCTCTTCAGCGCTCATCTGCACGATTTCCTGCTCTTCTTCACCAACACCGGCCGCATGTACGTGGAGCGCGTGTATCAGATCCCCGAGGCGGCACGCACTGGCAAAGGACGCAGCATAAAGAACATGCTGAACCTGCGCGCAGAGGAAAAGATCGCCAGCGTGCTCATCCTCAAGGCGCAGGGCGCCGAGGACGAAGCCATGTGGGCTGCGGACAAGTATGTACTCTTTGCCACCAAGGACGGCACGGTGAAAAAGACCGCTCTGGAAGAATTCAAAAACTACCGCAAGGACGGCATCATCGCCATCAAGCTGGATGAAGGAAACGACCTCGTGGACGTCGTCCTCACAGATGGCAACAAAGAGGTCTGCCTCGTCACGCATGAAGGCATGTGCGCCCGCTTCCATGAGACCGGGGACGATCCCGCTTCTCCGAATCTTCGCCCGATCGGTCGTGCCACCGCCGGTGTGCGTGGCATCACGCTGGACGATGGCGATTTCCTCGTGAGCTGCATCACCAATGAACCCGACACCATGGTGCTCGTGGTGTCTGAAAACGGTCTCGGCAAGCGCACGGCCTTTGATGAATACCGCCTGCTCACCAATCGTGGCGGCAAGGGCGTGACAACCATGAACGTCACCGAGAAGACCGGCAAAGTGGTCGCGGCTAAGGCGGTGCATGACAAAGACGAGCTCATGCTCATGACCACCAAAGGCCAGAGCGTGCGCATCCGCGTGAGTGACATTCGTGAAACCGGACGTAATGCCCAAGGTGTGAAGCTCATGGGGCTCAATGAAGGCGAAACCATCCAGGATGTGGCCACCGTGGTGGCAGATGATGCAGAGCCCGCAGCGGAAGCTGCCGCTGCTCCGAGCGTAGCTGATGCCGAAGCTGCGCCTGCATCAGAGACTCCAGAAACTCCTGCGGCTGAATAA